Proteins from a single region of Limosilactobacillus fermentum:
- a CDS encoding methyltransferase domain-containing protein, translated as MKKIARAIQWVQNHPGLFICPVCGDQDLRVEASSLVCAAGHRTDFNKHGFLYFLQGKSNDEYDRSMLTERRRLLEAGLFMPMVEAVANQLPVGSQTILDVGTGEGTPLLQLAKLRKEDDTLVGFDISKAGIQLATQLDFGGFFCVADLRHLPFNAGAFSAVIEFFSPSDYREFDRVLAPNATLIKVIPNSGYLAELRHLLYGKTGRHAEYDNQPVVDLFMHHYPGAKQVPVRYQFPLPSELRWAMVEMSPLHWGKEARPIAELDLGQLTHVTVDVTVLVGEKRS; from the coding sequence GTGAAAAAAATTGCGCGGGCCATTCAGTGGGTGCAAAACCACCCGGGTCTCTTTATCTGCCCCGTTTGCGGCGATCAGGACTTGCGGGTGGAAGCAAGTTCGTTAGTTTGCGCTGCCGGGCACCGAACCGATTTTAACAAGCACGGGTTCTTGTACTTTTTGCAGGGAAAGAGCAATGATGAGTACGACCGGTCGATGCTGACTGAGCGGCGCCGGTTGCTAGAGGCGGGGTTATTCATGCCGATGGTTGAGGCGGTAGCTAATCAATTGCCGGTGGGGTCGCAAACCATCTTAGACGTGGGAACTGGCGAAGGGACCCCGCTCCTACAGTTGGCAAAGCTTCGCAAGGAAGACGACACCTTGGTGGGTTTTGATATTTCCAAGGCGGGTATCCAGTTGGCGACCCAGCTAGACTTTGGGGGCTTCTTTTGTGTGGCCGACCTGCGTCACCTCCCGTTTAATGCGGGGGCGTTTAGCGCCGTGATTGAATTCTTTTCGCCGTCTGACTATCGGGAGTTTGACCGGGTCTTAGCCCCTAACGCGACCCTAATCAAGGTGATCCCCAACTCCGGCTACCTGGCAGAGTTGCGCCACCTCTTGTACGGAAAAACGGGTCGGCACGCCGAATACGATAACCAACCGGTGGTGGACCTGTTCATGCACCACTATCCGGGGGCTAAGCAGGTCCCGGTTCGTTACCAATTCCCGTTGCCAAGCGAACTTCGGTGGGCAATGGTTGAAATGTCACCGCTGCATTGGGGAAAGGAGGCCCGTCCCATTGCTGA
- a CDS encoding NAD kinase yields MKIAVYTYRSTESMRVRQAILDGIQGTPLEYDEDHPDIVITIGGDGTLLSAFHRYQHLLDQVRFVGIHTGHLGFYTDWRNYEVQELLKSLQNDSGQSVAYPLLDMEATMSDGRVKHIVALNESTLRNIVKTMVCDVYVNDQLFERFRGDGLCISTPTGSTAYNKSAGGAIMDPNIIGFQLAEMASLNNRVFRTLGSPVIFGTDAKLTFRLRDDSSAVLTCDREQMMLGQDDWHLQEITYRVAKEKIHFAKYRHNNFFMRVKNSFIGETY; encoded by the coding sequence ATGAAGATTGCAGTCTACACATACCGATCAACCGAATCAATGCGGGTTCGCCAAGCCATTTTGGATGGCATTCAAGGGACCCCACTCGAGTATGACGAGGATCACCCAGACATCGTCATTACCATCGGGGGCGACGGAACGCTTTTGTCGGCCTTTCACCGTTACCAACACCTACTTGATCAAGTACGTTTTGTGGGGATCCACACCGGCCACCTGGGCTTTTACACCGATTGGCGCAATTATGAGGTTCAAGAACTCTTAAAGAGCCTGCAAAACGATAGCGGCCAGTCGGTGGCCTACCCACTATTAGACATGGAAGCAACGATGAGCGATGGACGGGTCAAACACATTGTGGCCCTAAACGAGTCTACTTTGCGTAACATTGTTAAAACAATGGTGTGCGACGTTTACGTTAACGATCAGCTGTTTGAGCGTTTCCGGGGTGATGGACTGTGTATCTCCACCCCAACCGGTTCAACGGCCTACAACAAATCAGCGGGCGGCGCAATCATGGATCCCAACATCATTGGCTTCCAGTTAGCCGAAATGGCCTCCTTAAATAATCGCGTCTTCCGAACGTTAGGGTCGCCGGTCATCTTTGGCACCGATGCTAAACTGACCTTCCGCTTGCGTGATGATTCCTCGGCCGTTTTAACCTGCGACCGAGAACAGATGATGTTAGGGCAAGATGATTGGCACCTCCAAGAAATTACCTACCGGGTGGCCAAAGAAAAAATTCACTTTGCCAAGTACCGCCACAATAACTTCTTCATGCGGGTGAAGAATTCCTTTATCGGGGAGACCTACTAA
- a CDS encoding GTP pyrophosphokinase encodes MIEDWHAFLLPYQQAVNELKVKLRGMRKQYQESAQHSPIEFVTGRVKPVDSIKEKMVRRHVSEDRLEQDMQDIAGLRIMCQFVEDIYAVVDLLRERGDIAILEERDYVTNVKPSGYRSYHIVIEYPVQLITGEKKILAEIQVRTLAMNFWATVEHSLNYKYQGDFPTKLADRLQRAAAAAFKLDQEMSEIREEIQEAQNLFSYGKSSGWERASGRDQEEQNDNHQA; translated from the coding sequence ATGATTGAAGACTGGCATGCGTTCTTGTTGCCCTATCAACAAGCAGTTAACGAGTTAAAGGTCAAACTACGGGGAATGCGCAAGCAATACCAAGAGAGCGCCCAACATTCACCCATTGAGTTTGTCACTGGACGGGTAAAACCCGTAGATAGCATTAAAGAAAAGATGGTTCGTCGTCACGTTTCAGAAGACCGGCTAGAACAAGATATGCAAGACATTGCGGGTTTACGTATCATGTGCCAGTTCGTTGAAGATATTTACGCGGTGGTGGACCTACTGCGTGAACGCGGTGATATTGCGATTTTAGAGGAGCGCGATTACGTAACTAACGTTAAACCAAGCGGGTACCGCTCTTACCACATTGTAATTGAGTATCCGGTTCAGTTGATCACCGGTGAAAAGAAGATCTTAGCCGAAATTCAGGTGCGGACGCTGGCAATGAACTTTTGGGCCACCGTGGAACACTCCCTGAACTATAAGTACCAGGGTGACTTTCCGACGAAACTGGCTGATCGCTTGCAACGGGCGGCCGCGGCGGCGTTTAAACTGGACCAAGAAATGTCTGAAATCAGAGAAGAGATCCAAGAGGCGCAAAACCTCTTTTCTTACGGGAAGTCTTCCGGTTGGGAACGGGCCAGTGGCCGTGACCAGGAAGAACAAAATGATAATCACCAAGCTTAA
- a CDS encoding lactonase family protein: MNEDFLIGTYTSKTSKGMYAVTLNHDHQQLENVRLVATSQKPAYLQQVGDRVFAIKQDGDLGGVASYQLKDGQAELIDQKLGAGAPPAYVGYDQDRKLLYSANYHKGTVTVFKVASDGTLTQTDEVTHQGECGPKPEQDAPHAHYADLTPDKRLAVCDLGMDLVVVYDVSDDGKLTQASRYQSEAGFGTRHLVFHPNGQVAYVLGELSSKLEVLKYDAETGSFSHVQTVATIPTDWTAHNGAAAIHISSDGKFVYSSNRGENTLAVFAVNDDLTLSHIQSITTAGDFPRDFELSQDETFLVASNQNGDNLTLYARDTTTGQLTLLQQDVACPEPVCVKQWVK; this comes from the coding sequence GTGAACGAAGACTTTTTGATTGGAACTTACACTAGCAAGACTAGCAAGGGGATGTACGCCGTCACCTTGAATCACGACCACCAGCAACTGGAAAATGTCCGCCTCGTGGCTACCTCCCAAAAACCGGCCTACTTACAACAAGTCGGCGACCGGGTTTTCGCCATCAAGCAAGACGGTGACCTGGGGGGCGTGGCCTCTTACCAATTAAAGGATGGTCAAGCCGAATTAATCGACCAAAAGCTGGGGGCGGGGGCGCCACCGGCCTACGTGGGTTACGACCAAGACCGGAAGTTGCTATACAGCGCCAATTACCACAAGGGAACGGTAACGGTCTTTAAGGTTGCTTCTGACGGCACCCTGACCCAAACCGATGAGGTGACTCACCAAGGCGAATGTGGGCCGAAGCCGGAACAAGACGCTCCCCACGCTCACTATGCCGACTTGACGCCTGACAAGCGCCTGGCCGTCTGTGACCTAGGAATGGACCTAGTGGTCGTTTATGACGTTAGCGACGACGGTAAGCTCACCCAAGCATCCCGCTACCAGTCAGAGGCTGGCTTTGGGACCCGGCACCTCGTCTTCCACCCCAACGGTCAAGTTGCCTACGTTTTGGGTGAACTGAGTTCCAAGCTGGAAGTCCTTAAGTACGACGCTGAAACTGGCAGCTTCAGTCACGTCCAAACCGTTGCTACGATTCCGACCGATTGGACCGCCCACAACGGGGCCGCCGCCATTCACATCTCTTCGGACGGAAAGTTCGTGTACTCCTCTAACCGGGGAGAAAACACCCTGGCCGTTTTTGCCGTCAATGATGACCTAACCCTGAGTCACATTCAATCAATCACCACGGCTGGTGACTTCCCACGTGACTTTGAACTGAGCCAAGACGAAACCTTCCTGGTTGCCTCCAACCAAAATGGCGATAACTTAACCCTCTACGCTCGTGACACCACGACCGGTCAGTTAACCTTACTTCAACAAGATGTTGCCTGCCCAGAACCCGTCTGCGTTAAGCAGTGGGTTAAATAA
- a CDS encoding DsbA family protein: MLEVSLFVNPLGTRCFNCEQDLLRADHQLPDLDLTFNFIPLVNMHTIEQTLRLYNVAPTLANRQRVSATLYQVTLDYKAALFQGRKRGRQFLLGLQKALIDEGQNYSADLAYQIAKDNGLDLAMFMEDRQGELSQQAFKDDQRIANELGVAESTTAVIYDSNHPDYDTLVHDFDYATFLEAVSPTKFNHSHQRFFRRTRQGRPNFRTY, translated from the coding sequence GTGCTTGAAGTATCTTTATTTGTCAACCCGCTAGGGACCCGGTGCTTTAACTGCGAACAAGACCTGTTGCGAGCTGACCACCAACTACCCGACCTCGATTTAACCTTTAACTTCATTCCGCTCGTCAATATGCACACCATCGAACAGACCCTACGTCTATATAACGTTGCCCCCACCTTGGCCAACCGCCAACGGGTTTCTGCCACCCTCTACCAGGTTACCCTCGACTATAAGGCCGCTTTGTTTCAGGGACGCAAGCGGGGACGCCAATTCTTATTGGGGCTCCAAAAGGCATTAATTGACGAGGGACAAAACTACAGCGCTGACCTCGCCTACCAGATCGCTAAAGACAACGGACTCGACCTAGCCATGTTTATGGAAGACCGACAGGGTGAACTCAGTCAACAAGCCTTTAAAGACGACCAGCGGATTGCTAATGAACTGGGGGTCGCCGAATCAACCACCGCCGTCATTTACGACAGTAACCATCCCGATTACGACACCTTAGTTCACGATTTTGACTACGCAACCTTCCTCGAGGCGGTCTCGCCCACCAAATTCAATCATTCCCACCAACGCTTCTTTCGCCGCACTCGGCAGGGGCGCCCTAACTTTAGA
- a CDS encoding RluA family pseudouridine synthase, translated as MEFKWHYLGEQPRRLRSVFRSFGVTNSLLKVAIFHGGQMRINDRVAWAIDQVEPGDVVYLVVPNEPANPTITVSDQTFEIAYEDEDFLVINKEAGVATVPAHHVAVQDSLVNRVKGYYQRQNYPNQVTHVATRLDKDTSGLVVFPKHRFAHAVLDRQLKARQVKKEYLAMVQGRLTVSHGYIDAPIRRDPDSFVKRLVAPDGKASATEYWCERVTDTTSLVRVRLHTGRTHQIRVHFSFLGHPLLGDDMYGTGFGMPRQALHCQRVSFYSPFKQKVISVAAPLPTDFQRAEDEWLN; from the coding sequence ATGGAATTTAAGTGGCACTACTTGGGCGAGCAACCACGTCGGTTACGGTCGGTCTTTCGCTCCTTTGGGGTGACTAATTCGCTACTTAAGGTGGCCATCTTCCATGGCGGTCAGATGAGGATCAATGATCGGGTGGCGTGGGCCATTGACCAAGTTGAGCCCGGCGACGTGGTTTATTTAGTGGTTCCTAATGAGCCGGCTAATCCCACCATCACGGTCAGTGACCAAACCTTTGAAATCGCTTATGAGGATGAAGACTTTTTGGTGATTAACAAGGAGGCCGGCGTGGCCACCGTTCCTGCCCATCACGTCGCCGTCCAAGACAGCCTGGTCAACCGGGTCAAGGGGTATTACCAACGGCAAAATTACCCCAATCAAGTGACCCACGTGGCAACCCGCTTGGATAAGGATACGTCGGGGCTAGTGGTTTTTCCAAAGCACCGCTTCGCCCACGCAGTCTTAGACCGCCAACTGAAGGCCCGCCAAGTCAAAAAAGAGTACTTGGCAATGGTGCAGGGGAGGTTAACCGTAAGTCATGGTTACATCGACGCCCCGATCCGCCGGGATCCGGACTCCTTTGTGAAACGGTTGGTGGCTCCGGATGGCAAGGCATCGGCAACCGAATACTGGTGTGAACGGGTGACAGATACGACTAGTTTGGTACGAGTCCGCTTACACACGGGCCGGACCCACCAGATTCGGGTCCACTTTTCCTTTTTGGGCCATCCCCTATTGGGAGACGATATGTACGGGACTGGCTTTGGGATGCCCCGTCAAGCCTTGCATTGTCAACGGGTTAGTTTTTACTCTCCCTTTAAGCAGAAGGTAATTTCCGTCGCCGCCCCACTGCCCACGGACTTTCAGCGGGCTGAGGATGAGTGGTTAAACTAA